The following coding sequences lie in one Desmodus rotundus isolate HL8 chromosome 1, HLdesRot8A.1, whole genome shotgun sequence genomic window:
- the CA9 gene encoding carbonic anhydrase 9 produces the protein MALLCPSPWLPRLISAPTPRPSVQMLLVLLLLVPAHPQSLPWMQGTPSMGGDSSAENDPLGKEDLPSENPAGEEDLPGMKTETEEEDSLKIEDLPTSEAPRDTQVPQNNAERNHKGDDHSLWRYGGGLPWPLVSPACADHFQSPVDIRPELTAFRPALRPLEFFGFQLPLLTNLRLSNNGHTVQLTLPPGLVMTLGPGREYWAKQLHLHWGSAGRPGSEHTIGGHRFPAEIHVVHLSTAFANVEEALGRPGGLAVLAAFLQEGPEENSAYEQLLSHLKDIAEEDSETWVPGLDVSALLPSDLSRYFRYEGSLTTPPCAQGVIWTVFNQTVRLSAEQLHTLSGSRWEPEDSQLQPNFRATQPLNGRMIEASFPAEVPQTVEPVHLNYCLTAGDILALVFGILFAVTSITFLVQMRRQQRHPRGTKGPVSYHPAEVTETSA, from the exons ATGGCTCtcctgtgccccagcccctggctccctcGGTTGATCTCAGCCCCTACTCCACGTCCCAGTGTGCAAATGCTGCTGGTACTGCTGCTCTTGGTACCTGCCCATCCCCAGAGCCTACCCTGGATGCAGGGGACTCCCTCCATGGGAGGAGATTCATCTGCAGAAAATGATCCACTGGGCAAGGAGGACCTGCCCAGTGAAAATCCAGCTGGAGAGGAGGACCTGCCTGGAATGAAGACTGAAACAGAGGAAGAGGACTCTCTGAAGATAGAGGATCTACCCACTTCTGAGGCTCCCAGGGACACTCAAGTGCCCCAGAACAATGCTGAAAGGAACCACAAAG GGGATGACCACAGTCTTTGGCGCTATGGAG GAGGCCTGCCCTGGCCCCTAGTGTCACCGGCCTGCGCAGACCACTTCCAGTCCCCAGTAGATATCCGCCCGGAGCTCACCGCATTTCGCCCGGCCCTGCGACCCCTAGAATTCTTTGGCTTTCAGCTCCCGCTACTTACAAACCTGCGCCTCAGCAACAACGGCCACACTG TGCAGCTGACTCTGCCTCCGGGGCTGGTGATGACCCTGGGTCCCGGGCGGGAGTACTGGGCCAAGCAGTTGCATCTGCACTGGGGATCTGCGGGTCGCCCTGGCTCAGAACACACGATAGGTGGCCACCGTTTCCCTGCCGAG ATCCACGTGGTTCACCTCAGCACTGCATTTGCCAATGTTGAGGAGGCCTTGGGGCGCCCAGGAGGCCTGGCTGTGTTGGCTGCCTTTCTGCAG GAAGGCCCAGAGGAAAACAGCGCCTACGAGCAGTTGCTGTCACATTTGAAAGACATTGCGGAGGAAG ACTCAGAGACTTGGGTCCCAGGACTGGATGTATCAGCACTGCTGCCCTCCGACCTCAGCCGCTACTTCCGATATGAGGGGTCTCTGACCACACCCCCCTGTGCCCAAGGGGTCATCTGGACTGTGTTCAACCAGACAGTGAGGCTGAGTGCTGAGCAG CTCCACACCCTCTCTGGCTCCCGGTGGGAACCTGAGGACTCGCAGCTACAGCCCAACTTCCGAGCCACGCAGCCGTTGAACGGGCGAATGATTGAGGCCTCCTTCCCTGCTGAAGTGCCCCAGACTGTTGAGCCAG tCCACCTGAATTACTGCCTCACTGCAG GTGACATCCTGGCCCTGGTTTTTGGCATTCTCTTTGCTGTCACTAGTATCACCTTCCTTGTGCAAATGAGAAGGCAGCAAAG ACATCCAAGGGGCACCAAAGGGCCTGTTAGCTACCATCCAGCAGAGGTCACTGAGACCAGTGCCTAA